From the Micromonospora echinospora genome, the window CCGGGCGAGAGGAAGACCGCGTCCGCCCCGGTGGCCAGCACCTCGTCGATGGTCGAGGAGGCGGGCAGCACGTGCGTGGTGACCCCGCGCGTGGCGAGCCGGCGCGGCACGTTGCGCTTGATGCCCAGGTCGAGCGCGGCGACGGTGAACCGGTGTTCGCCCTCGGCGGCGACCACGTACGGCTCGGGGGTGGTCACCTCGGCGGAGAGGTCCGCGCCGACCATCGGCGGCGACTGCCGGACCCGGGCCAGCAGGGCACGCGGGTCGGACTCGACGCTGGACACACCGACCCGCATCGCGCCGCGTTCCCGCAGGTGCCGGGTGAGCGCCCGGGTGTCCACCCCGCTGATGCCGACCACGCCCTCGGCTTCCAGGCGCTCCTCCAGCCCGCCGGTGGACCGCCAGTTCGAGGCGGTCCGGGCCGGGTCGCGGACGACGTACCCGGCCACCCAGATCCGGCCCGACTCGTCGTCCTCGCCGTTGACCCCGGTGTTGCCGATATGCGGGGCGGTCTGCACCACCACCTGCCGGTGGTACGAGGGGTCGGTCAGGGTCTCCTGGTAGCCGGTCATGCCGGTGTTGAAGACCGCCTCGCCGAAGGTCTCGCCGACGCTGCCGTACGCCTCGCCGTGGAACGTGCGCCCGTCCTCCAGGACCAGGATTGCCGTTCGCCTGCGCTTGGTCATGCTGCGTCTCCTTCGATCCGGACTGCGGGGCTCCGCTCCGCTGCACTCCTCGCTCGGATCACTTGACAGCCTTTCCGTCCAGGACCGTCGGCTCGCCGCGCAGGAAGGTCGCCACGATGCGACCCGGCAGCGTCATGCGGGCGTACGGGGTGTTGCGACTACGGCTGGCCAGGTCCGCCGGCTCGATCACGCGTCGGGCGGACGGGTCGACCAGGGTGAGGTTCGCCGGGACGCCGGGGGCCGGGTTCCGGCCGTGGGTGTCCAGGCCGGCGATCCGGGCCGGGGCACGCGACATCCGCTCGGCGATGAGGTCCCACTCCGGGCCGAGCACGTCGAGGGCGATCGACAGCGCCGTCTCCAGCCCGAGCATGCCCGGCCGGGCGTACGCCCACTCGCACTCCTTGTCCTCCACCGCGTGCGG encodes:
- the carA gene encoding glutamine-hydrolyzing carbamoyl-phosphate synthase small subunit, yielding MTKRRRTAILVLEDGRTFHGEAYGSVGETFGEAVFNTGMTGYQETLTDPSYHRQVVVQTAPHIGNTGVNGEDDESGRIWVAGYVVRDPARTASNWRSTGGLEERLEAEGVVGISGVDTRALTRHLRERGAMRVGVSSVESDPRALLARVRQSPPMVGADLSAEVTTPEPYVVAAEGEHRFTVAALDLGIKRNVPRRLATRGVTTHVLPASSTIDEVLATGADAVFLSPGPGDPATADVPVALAREVLRRRVPLFGICFGSQLLGRALGFGTYKLGYGHRGINQPVLDRTTGKVEVTSHNHGFAVQFPGAEPGAVVPDRIVDTEFGGVEVSHVCLNDNVVEGLRAKDVPAFTVQYHPEAAAGPHDADYLFDRFAELIEGRGLDRNHSEGGKNA